One window of Verrucomicrobiota bacterium genomic DNA carries:
- a CDS encoding c-type cytochrome → MQDSQSVLVEAMRAAPYRLQIKLAQSLVTSTGGAENLLALVERGQASPRLLLAASVKDKLLAAKLADAVQRIEKLTQNLRPASEEIDKLIAKRRTSFTPAKASPVEGARIFTQNCAVCHSLDGTGGLVGPQLDGIGNRGLERLVEDVLDPNRNVDRAFHTHILTLMNGDVISGLPRREEGELLVLAESTGEEIPIPRKDIRERRESETSLMPENFGEILSADDFNHLMAYLLSKRSDAPKRP, encoded by the coding sequence GTGCAAGATTCGCAATCGGTTTTGGTGGAAGCGATGCGCGCGGCGCCGTACCGCTTGCAGATCAAGCTGGCCCAATCTCTCGTCACCAGCACCGGCGGCGCTGAGAATTTGTTGGCTCTTGTGGAGCGCGGCCAGGCCAGCCCCAGACTCTTGTTGGCCGCCTCGGTCAAAGACAAACTGCTCGCCGCGAAGCTGGCCGACGCCGTGCAACGCATCGAAAAACTGACCCAAAACCTCAGGCCGGCCAGCGAGGAGATTGACAAACTGATCGCAAAACGGCGTACCAGTTTTACGCCGGCCAAAGCTTCGCCGGTTGAAGGCGCACGCATCTTCACCCAGAACTGTGCCGTTTGTCATAGCCTCGACGGTACTGGCGGATTGGTCGGACCGCAGCTTGATGGCATCGGCAATCGCGGTCTTGAACGGCTGGTGGAAGACGTGCTGGACCCGAATCGAAATGTTGATCGTGCTTTTCACACGCACATTCTCACGTTGATGAATGGCGATGTGATCAGCGGCCTGCCGCGACGCGAAGAAGGCGAGTTGCTGGTGCTGGCAGAATCCACCGGCGAGGAAATCCCGATTCCAAGGAAAGACATTCGAGAACGGCGCGAATCGGAAACCTCATTGATGCCAGAGAACTTCGGCGAGATTCTGTCGGCGGATGATTTCAACCACCTCATGGCATATTTGTTGTCCAAAAGATCGGACGCGCCCAAACGCCCTTGA